The Abyssisolibacter fermentans genome includes the window CACAGATTAATTTATATTACCAATTTATCTGGAATTGATTTATTTAAACCTTGTAGTAGATACTTGCTACAAGGTTTTTTCAATACTAATGAGTATAAAATTTAGGGTATGTAAATAATTTCGTGTATTTTCTTTCCAATTTTGTTGTTGAATACTGCATATCACTTCCCTTGTTACATAGTATTGTTTTTCATGAGCTTGTTTCTTTTAACCTTTTAAAAACGTTGAGGAAACAATCTCTTTTTACTAAAATGAACACAATATAATTTGTATTGTGTTCATTTATAAACAATGCATCTCTTCCTCGCATTTATCCCACGTTACTGTATATGCTTTACCCTTAGAGCAAAATATAGATGAAGAAGTATACTCTGGATCTGCTGATTTATTATATCCTATTCTTTCTATAACGTCTTGTTCATTATGGCAACAATCATAGCCACTAAATTTAAGATTGATTTTCCCTTTTCCTTTGGTAAATGATGTAAGTTGTTTGCTGTAATCCATAAATGTTGCAACCGGAACTCTTCCTGTTATAACAACATTATTTCCTACTGTTTTAGGAGAATCAAATGTTCCACAATTCTTTTGTATATCAGACAAAACTCTTCCCATATAATCTTGTTCAACTTTTATCTTAAAGTCATAATAAGGTTCTAGTAATACATTCTTAGCTTTCTCTAATCCCTGTCTTAATGCTCTATAAGTAGCTTGTCTAAAATCGCCACCACTAGTATGTTTATTATGTGATCTGCCCGTTAATAATGTTATTTTCAAATCAGTTAATGATGACCCTGTCAATAATCCATGGTGCTCTCTTTCGTATATATGTCGTTTTATTAAATTCTGATTACCGACTGTTAGCATATCTGGGTGACATACATTTTCAAATACTATACCTTTTCCTCTTTTATTTGGTTCTATTTTTATATGCACTTCTGCATAGTGACGTAATGGCTCAAAATGTCCATAACCTATAGTAGTTGAATCAACTGTTTCTTTATATAAAATCTCTGGAGTCCCAAAGGTTACGTTATAGCCAAATCGATTTTTTATCAGTTGCTCTAACACTTCTAGCTGAATAACTCCCATTACGTGGATGTGGATTTCTTCCAGTTTTTCCTGCCAAGTAACATTTAATGATGGATCTTCTATGTTAAGTATCTTGAAAACTTTTAAAACATCTTTAAGGTTTAATTTTGGATCAAATATTACTTTAGCTCTTAAAGTAGTCATATTTTCATACTGTTCTTTTTCTTTTAAATTTCCTAAACCATCCCCTGCTTTTACTTGTGAAAGACCAGTAACTGCAATAAGTTCCCCAGCTTTTGCATTATTCACATTTATATATTTGCCACCATTGTATGCTCTTATCTGAGTTATTTTCTCGCAAATTTTGATTTCACCATCAATATAGTTTATTTCATCTCTTACGTTTAACTGGCCACTTATTATTTTTAAAAATGTTATTCTTACTCCTTCTTCATCATACTTAATTTTATAAACTCTGCCAGCTAACTTCTCTTTTTCTAAATATTTAGTATAAGATAGTAAATCTAAATTCTCAAAAAAATCAATTATACCTTCATCATGTAATGCAGATCCACTCATGCATGGATATACTTTATTATCTTTTATCATAGTTCTTAATGAAATCAACCAAATTTCAAAATTATAGTCTTCTTCTAAATATTTTTCAAATAACTTTTCATCTCTTTCTGCCATAAACTCTATTAAATCTTCTTTTATATTACCATTTTTCAGATTGTCCTTTATGTAACATACATCACCAGTTAAATTCTCAGCTATTTCATCTATAACACCTTCTACGTCTGCTCCCACTCTATCAGTTTTATTTATAAAAAAGAATGTAGGAATATTATGTTTTTCAAGTAACTGCCAAACAGTCTCAGTATGCCCCTGTACACCTTCAACTGCACTAACTATAATAATAGCATAATCCATAACTTTTATTGCTCTTTCCATTTCAGGTGAAAAATCAACATGGCCGGGAGTATCTACTAAGTAATATTTTGAATCTTTATTAGATATTATTGCTTGATCAGAAAAAACAGTTATGCCTCGTTTTTTTTCTATATCATGTGTATCTAAAAATGTATTTTGATGATCTACACGTCCTCTTTGTTTTATACTATTTGTATGATATAGTAACTGCTCACAAAACGTTGTTTTTCCTGCATCAACATGAGCAAGTACACCTATTGTTTTATTCATTTGTTCACCTCTTTAACTTTTACATTACTTTAAGATATATCATTATATTTTGTATATGCGTATTAATGAAAAAGATGACAAGCAAAAATCCCATTGTCATCTATTATCTTTAAAAAATATTATTTCTCTGCAACAATAGTACAAAACTCAATTTTTGTTTCATTTAATGGGAATCCATCAATTCTGCCACCTTCTATTATTATCCCTACAGGTGTTGGTTTTATATCTGCTAAATACGAATTTTTTATCTGGACATTCCAATCATATTTATTAAATGTTGAAACTGCATTTTCTCTAGTAGCATAAGCATCATTTCCCATTAAATCCATATGAACCTTATCGTTTTTATTAATAAAAAGCATTATAGGCATAAATTTACCTTTTGTAATTCTACACATCTCTTTTATAACATCTCCTGGACTTTCAATATTTTGAAGCCCCAGGTAACTGGTCATTGTTTCAATTGAAGCATCTTTAAATGGAGTCTTCCTTGCATCAAAGGCTATTAAGCTTAATTTATCATATAAACCTTTAAATGTATAATATTCCTTGTTCCTAGATAGTATGTTTGGACTAAAATCAGTTGCAACAACATAATTGTTGGTTTCCTTTAATAATTTTTCTACAAGATAGCCTTTTCCACTTGCAATATCTACAACAGGTTTATTTTGTTTTTTAACACTATCTAGTATATAATTCATTTGGCTCTTCCAACCATCAATATAGTCCTTAGTGTAAATTTTTTCAAAAGCATTTTGAAACATCTTACAGCTTCTTTCATAATCGCCTTTCATCTCTAAACAAGAAGCCTTAAGCCAATAATCTGCACCACCAAGCTCTTCTTCGGGTGTATTCATTAGTTTCTCATAAACTTGCGGGTATTCTTTAAAATATTTCTCTAAACCACTTTCATTTTTCTGCCATAAATCATTTCTAGAAAGACTGTTAGTAAGAAAAACTGCTATTTCATCTCTAACTTCATACTTGCATTTACATTCTCTACAATGTATTGATGCATTTATGATTCTTTCTTCGCTTTCTTCTTTAATATCCCATTCTAACTTACCATGACACTCTGGACATATTAACATGTCAACATATTGCTTATGCATTGATATCCCCCCATTTTAATATTAATGTATTAACAAGTATTGTAATTGAAATAAATTGCTGAATATTACATCTATTCCATTATGAATTTTAAAGTCATTCTTAATAAAGTAAGTTTATCATATTTAATATGTAAATTTATATATAGAAATCAATTAAAAATTGAATATATTATAGTTATTAAGAAAAATGTTGTTACTACAATTGCAATTATTGCACTTTTTTTACAGAAACTTATAAACTCATCAGTTACTTCTACATCTCTGTCCTTGTACATCCATCTTTTCCCAAATAAATAACTCTCTTTAGGATTAAAATATTGATAAACAAGAATAGCATATAATGGTACGCAAAAAATTACAGCTAAAAAACATTCTAATACTTTTATAAACATATAATCTTCCCCCTATTAATATCAGATTATAACTCCCCTGTTACATTTATAAATTAGTTAGTTGCAAAACTCTACACCTATATATAATTACAATGTTTACATGCTATGAAGCAACTCAGTTTCCCCCATAAAACAGTTGTAAAAAATACCAATATAGCTACTAGGGAAACATCTCATGTTTCTTTGAAAGCGTGACTTCAAGAGTTCGTTTCTTCATCGCTCTTTCTTAAATAAAGAAGTTGCTCTCTACTCACTGCGTTCCTAGGAGTAAGTGATTCACACAAAATCATAGATTTTGGTTCTCTACTCAAAACAGGCTCTTGCCCAGCCGTCAAAGATTATGAGATGGTTCCCCTCGCCCAAAACTTATGAGCTAAAAAATTTATGTTATTTACACATTATTTTCAAATTTTTGTTTTGCAACTATCTACACTTATAAATTTATAATAACTTCTTCTTTTCCTTCAATTGTTTCTACAATAAAAACAGCTCTTAAGTTATCACTATCTTTAATATCTAATACAATCTTCAAATCTTCAATATCTTTGATGTTTTTTCTCATTTTTTTCCACTTCAATTTAAATTCTTTTGTTATATTTTTAGTATTTATATATTCACCATTAGCAATTGGTATATTAAATACGGGTGAAATCG containing:
- a CDS encoding methyltransferase domain-containing protein, with protein sequence MHKQYVDMLICPECHGKLEWDIKEESEERIINASIHCRECKCKYEVRDEIAVFLTNSLSRNDLWQKNESGLEKYFKEYPQVYEKLMNTPEEELGGADYWLKASCLEMKGDYERSCKMFQNAFEKIYTKDYIDGWKSQMNYILDSVKKQNKPVVDIASGKGYLVEKLLKETNNYVVATDFSPNILSRNKEYYTFKGLYDKLSLIAFDARKTPFKDASIETMTSYLGLQNIESPGDVIKEMCRITKGKFMPIMLFINKNDKVHMDLMGNDAYATRENAVSTFNKYDWNVQIKNSYLADIKPTPVGIIIEGGRIDGFPLNETKIEFCTIVAEK
- a CDS encoding GTP-binding protein — translated: MNKTIGVLAHVDAGKTTFCEQLLYHTNSIKQRGRVDHQNTFLDTHDIEKKRGITVFSDQAIISNKDSKYYLVDTPGHVDFSPEMERAIKVMDYAIIIVSAVEGVQGHTETVWQLLEKHNIPTFFFINKTDRVGADVEGVIDEIAENLTGDVCYIKDNLKNGNIKEDLIEFMAERDEKLFEKYLEEDYNFEIWLISLRTMIKDNKVYPCMSGSALHDEGIIDFFENLDLLSYTKYLEKEKLAGRVYKIKYDEEGVRITFLKIISGQLNVRDEINYIDGEIKICEKITQIRAYNGGKYINVNNAKAGELIAVTGLSQVKAGDGLGNLKEKEQYENMTTLRAKVIFDPKLNLKDVLKVFKILNIEDPSLNVTWQEKLEEIHIHVMGVIQLEVLEQLIKNRFGYNVTFGTPEILYKETVDSTTIGYGHFEPLRHYAEVHIKIEPNKRGKGIVFENVCHPDMLTVGNQNLIKRHIYEREHHGLLTGSSLTDLKITLLTGRSHNKHTSGGDFRQATYRALRQGLEKAKNVLLEPYYDFKIKVEQDYMGRVLSDIQKNCGTFDSPKTVGNNVVITGRVPVATFMDYSKQLTSFTKGKGKINLKFSGYDCCHNEQDVIERIGYNKSADPEYTSSSIFCSKGKAYTVTWDKCEEEMHCL